The following coding sequences lie in one Lepidochelys kempii isolate rLepKem1 chromosome 18, rLepKem1.hap2, whole genome shotgun sequence genomic window:
- the TMEM269 gene encoding transmembrane protein 269 isoform X1 yields MWMVSPPSGIFHHFKKLFLSEQAGRAQALEFVRKNVANALSVANLIMGLSSILCSLNGQYHCACWLLLIGFLLDLADGAVARQLNACSALGAKLDDFADFTSFGLATALLLQAHGILDGLLAMVYVLAVFARLCFFSSGIPFMYRGLPCPYASSLLTGTYLLTGGNLVVLRIVAMIMILFMVDQGFYPHDKVLESQLWKKMVYAGGILMVLFSSYSIVSLYYLVWSTTYIFFPVALWSSKV; encoded by the exons GTATATTTCACCACTTTAAGAAGCTGTTCCTGAGTGAGCAAGCAGGCCGAGCCCAGGCTCTGGAGTTTGTCCGCAAGAATGTCGCCAATGCCCTCTCTGTGGCTAACCTGATCATGGGTCTGTCTTCCATCCTCTGCAGTCTAAATGG GCAATACCACTGTGCTTGCTGGCTGCTCCTGATCGGGTTCCTGCTTGACCTAGCTGACGGAGCGGTTGCTAGGCAACTGAATGCTTGCTCAGCCCTGG GTGCCAAGCTGGATGACTTTGCTGACTTCACGTCATTCGGTCTggccacagctctgctgctgcaggCTCACGGGATCCTGGATGGCTTGCTGGCGATGGTCTATGTGCTCGCAGTCTTTGCCCGCTTGTGTTTCTTCTCGAGTG GAATCCCTTTCATGTACCGAGGCCTGCCCTGTCCCTATGCTTCTTCCCTCCTGACGGGCACATACCTCTTGACAGGGGGCAACCTTGTGGTTCTACGGATTGTGGCCATGATAATGATCCTGTTCATGGTTGACCAGGGCTTCTATCCCCATGACAAAGTACTGGAGTCCCAGCTCTGGAAAAAGATGGTCTATGCAGGGG GTATCCTGATGGTTTTGTTCTCTTCCTATTCAATAGTCTCTCTCTACTATCTCGTTTGGTCTACTACTTACATCTTCTTTCCAGTCGCCTTGTGGAGCAGCAAAGTTTAA
- the TMEM269 gene encoding transmembrane protein 269 isoform X2: MGLSSILCSLNGQYHCACWLLLIGFLLDLADGAVARQLNACSALGAKLDDFADFTSFGLATALLLQAHGILDGLLAMVYVLAVFARLCFFSSGIPFMYRGLPCPYASSLLTGTYLLTGGNLVVLRIVAMIMILFMVDQGFYPHDKVLESQLWKKMVYAGGILMVLFSSYSIVSLYYLVWSTTYIFFPVALWSSKV, from the exons ATGGGTCTGTCTTCCATCCTCTGCAGTCTAAATGG GCAATACCACTGTGCTTGCTGGCTGCTCCTGATCGGGTTCCTGCTTGACCTAGCTGACGGAGCGGTTGCTAGGCAACTGAATGCTTGCTCAGCCCTGG GTGCCAAGCTGGATGACTTTGCTGACTTCACGTCATTCGGTCTggccacagctctgctgctgcaggCTCACGGGATCCTGGATGGCTTGCTGGCGATGGTCTATGTGCTCGCAGTCTTTGCCCGCTTGTGTTTCTTCTCGAGTG GAATCCCTTTCATGTACCGAGGCCTGCCCTGTCCCTATGCTTCTTCCCTCCTGACGGGCACATACCTCTTGACAGGGGGCAACCTTGTGGTTCTACGGATTGTGGCCATGATAATGATCCTGTTCATGGTTGACCAGGGCTTCTATCCCCATGACAAAGTACTGGAGTCCCAGCTCTGGAAAAAGATGGTCTATGCAGGGG GTATCCTGATGGTTTTGTTCTCTTCCTATTCAATAGTCTCTCTCTACTATCTCGTTTGGTCTACTACTTACATCTTCTTTCCAGTCGCCTTGTGGAGCAGCAAAGTTTAA